A stretch of Mastacembelus armatus chromosome 1, fMasArm1.2, whole genome shotgun sequence DNA encodes these proteins:
- the tnip2 gene encoding TNFAIP3-interacting protein 2 isoform X1, which produces MDNLSINTDTDVPKDKMRSYSTLNTLYHETRQEIDLLNKQICVKDNIIADLKTRLGRYEGLRLMVGDNESVDFGPSKSLLESLCKEIYKLKQKRNDLEFKASRQEEEVQKLNTQLREKELELERVRCEPGHEKDQEIQRLRSALEDKELSEATRTVLCTSLAEEADQLRSQLGATVKVCQELLARLEKKKKGEGEVEEVAQQQQTKDTTESSDMFSANAKICQLQEENKQLKQRVAYVQGLNSQWQKYDSTREDYIRGLCQQLKEINGPGSVSPGLLYQEITRLNGSLKEKMSECARLAREQEEMKRQDQEKIQTLEQQVLIYAEDFKSERSDRERAQGQIQDLKEQIYQLKQLHKQQGTSRESRDVPTCRGHIGHRLSSRRHKDSAAHLMRTTADTQQPAAALATSNPAWDEFLGLSELQCPRCHAKFSDTESAEYLNHWEECAKL; this is translated from the exons ATGGATAACCTCAGTATAAACACGGACACCGACGTGCCGAAAGACAAAATGCGGAGTTACAGCACCTTGAATACTCTTTATCACGAGACTCGGCAGGAAATCGACCTTCTGAACAAACAGATCTGTGTAAAGGACAATATTATTGCAGATCTAAAAACGAGGCTGGGGAGATACGAGGGGCTCCGCTTGATGGTGGGAGATAACGAGTCTGTGGACTTCGGACCGTCCAAGTCTCTGCTGGAGAGCCTGTGTAAAGAAATATACAAACTGAAACAGAAGAGGAACGATCTGGAGTTCAAGGCATCTCGACAAGAAGAG GAGGTTCAGAAACTGAACACTCAGCTCAGAgagaaggagctggagctggagcgTGTCAGGTGTGAGCCAGGCCATGAGAAGGATCAGGAGATCCAGAGGCTCCGGTCAGCCTTGGAGGATAAGGAGCTGTCTGAGGCCACCAGAACCGTCCTCTGCACCTCCCTGGCAGAGGAGGCGGATCAGCTGCGCAGTCAGCTTGGTGCGACCGTGAAGGTGTGCCAGGAGCTGCTGGCGAGgctggagaagaagaagaagggggaAGGAGAAGTGGAGGAGGTTGCCCAGCAGCAACAGACCAAAGAT ACAACAGAATCCTCTGACATGTTCAGTGCTAATGCCAAAATCTGTCAACTTCAGGAGGAGAATAAACAGCTAAAGCAGCGAGTGGCATAT GTACAAGGATTGAATTCTCAGTGGCAAAAGTATGACTCTACCAGGGAGGACTATATCAGGGGTTTATGTCAGCAGCTGAAAGAGATCAATGGGCCGGGCTCTGTCAGCCCTGGGCTGCTGTATCAGGAGATTACCAGGCTCAACGGCTCATTGAAGGAGAAGATGAGTGAGTGTGCCAGACTGGCTAGAGaacaggaggagatgaagaggcAAGATCAAGAGAAAATCCAGACATTGGAACAGCAG GTCCTCATCTACGCAGAGGACTTTAAGTCGGAGCGTTCTGACAGAGAGCGAGCACAGGGCCAGATCCAAGACCTGAAGGAGCAGATTTATCAGTTAAAACAACTACATAAACAG CAGGGAActagcagagagagcagagatgtTCCCACGTGTCGCGGACACATAGGACACAGGTTATCCTCAAGGCGACACAAGGACTCTGCTGCACATCTAATGAGGACCACTGCTGAcacacagcagcctgcagctgcACTAGCAACATCAAACCCTGCCTGGGACGAATTCCTAGGGCTTTCAGAGTTACAGTGCCCACGATGCCATGCCAAGTTCAGTGACACAGAATCTGCAGAGTACCTGAATCACTGGGAGGAATGTGCCAAACTCTAA
- the tnip2 gene encoding TNFAIP3-interacting protein 2 isoform X2, which produces MDNLSINTDTDVPKDKMRSYSTLNTLYHETRQEIDLLNKQICVKDNIIADLKTRLGRYEGLRLMVGDNESVDFGPSKSLLESLCKEIYKLKQKRNDLEFKASRQEEEVQKLNTQLREKELELERVRCEPGHEKDQEIQRLRSALEDKELSEATRTVLCTSLAEEADQLRSQLGATVKVCQELLARLEKKKKGEGEVEEVAQQQQTKDTTESSDMFSANAKICQLQEENKQLKQRVAYVQGLNSQWQKYDSTREDYIRGLCQQLKEINGPGSVSPGLLYQEITRLNGSLKEKMSECARLAREQEEMKRQDQEKIQTLEQQVLIYAEDFKSERSDRERAQGQIQDLKEQIYQLKQLHKQGTSRESRDVPTCRGHIGHRLSSRRHKDSAAHLMRTTADTQQPAAALATSNPAWDEFLGLSELQCPRCHAKFSDTESAEYLNHWEECAKL; this is translated from the exons ATGGATAACCTCAGTATAAACACGGACACCGACGTGCCGAAAGACAAAATGCGGAGTTACAGCACCTTGAATACTCTTTATCACGAGACTCGGCAGGAAATCGACCTTCTGAACAAACAGATCTGTGTAAAGGACAATATTATTGCAGATCTAAAAACGAGGCTGGGGAGATACGAGGGGCTCCGCTTGATGGTGGGAGATAACGAGTCTGTGGACTTCGGACCGTCCAAGTCTCTGCTGGAGAGCCTGTGTAAAGAAATATACAAACTGAAACAGAAGAGGAACGATCTGGAGTTCAAGGCATCTCGACAAGAAGAG GAGGTTCAGAAACTGAACACTCAGCTCAGAgagaaggagctggagctggagcgTGTCAGGTGTGAGCCAGGCCATGAGAAGGATCAGGAGATCCAGAGGCTCCGGTCAGCCTTGGAGGATAAGGAGCTGTCTGAGGCCACCAGAACCGTCCTCTGCACCTCCCTGGCAGAGGAGGCGGATCAGCTGCGCAGTCAGCTTGGTGCGACCGTGAAGGTGTGCCAGGAGCTGCTGGCGAGgctggagaagaagaagaagggggaAGGAGAAGTGGAGGAGGTTGCCCAGCAGCAACAGACCAAAGAT ACAACAGAATCCTCTGACATGTTCAGTGCTAATGCCAAAATCTGTCAACTTCAGGAGGAGAATAAACAGCTAAAGCAGCGAGTGGCATAT GTACAAGGATTGAATTCTCAGTGGCAAAAGTATGACTCTACCAGGGAGGACTATATCAGGGGTTTATGTCAGCAGCTGAAAGAGATCAATGGGCCGGGCTCTGTCAGCCCTGGGCTGCTGTATCAGGAGATTACCAGGCTCAACGGCTCATTGAAGGAGAAGATGAGTGAGTGTGCCAGACTGGCTAGAGaacaggaggagatgaagaggcAAGATCAAGAGAAAATCCAGACATTGGAACAGCAG GTCCTCATCTACGCAGAGGACTTTAAGTCGGAGCGTTCTGACAGAGAGCGAGCACAGGGCCAGATCCAAGACCTGAAGGAGCAGATTTATCAGTTAAAACAACTACATAAACAG GGAActagcagagagagcagagatgtTCCCACGTGTCGCGGACACATAGGACACAGGTTATCCTCAAGGCGACACAAGGACTCTGCTGCACATCTAATGAGGACCACTGCTGAcacacagcagcctgcagctgcACTAGCAACATCAAACCCTGCCTGGGACGAATTCCTAGGGCTTTCAGAGTTACAGTGCCCACGATGCCATGCCAAGTTCAGTGACACAGAATCTGCAGAGTACCTGAATCACTGGGAGGAATGTGCCAAACTCTAA
- the sfrp2 gene encoding secreted frizzled-related protein 2, whose protein sequence is MRALISALTVLWLVAIPCMEAIHGLYNFDHHDSYYKKKNCKPIPANLLLCHDIEYAEMRLPNLLGHETMNEVLQQASSWIPLVQKQCHPDTRKFLCSLFAPVCLDDLDEPIKPCRSLCEGVKHGCAPVMSAFGFPWPKMLECELFPLDNDLCIPPASFEDLVPVTTQEPRVCDACKETDENDNEIVDNLCKNDFALKIKVKEISYINGDTKIVPETKSKTIYKLNGVTERDLRKAVLWLKDGLQCICEEMNDINAAYLVMGQKMDGHLVITSLKRWQKGQRDFKRISRSIRKKQC, encoded by the exons ATGAGAGCCCTCATTTCGGCATTGACAGTCCTGTGGCTGGTAGCAATACCCTGCATGGAAGCCATCCACGGATTGTATAATTTTGACCATCATGATTCAtactacaaaaagaaaaactgcaaaccGATCCCAGCCAACCTCCTCCTGTGCCATGATATAGAGTATGCCGAGATGCGCCTCCCGAACCTGCTTGGACACGAAACCatgaatgaagttctgcagcaAGCTTCGTCCTGGATCCCGCTGGTTCAGAAGCAGTGTCATCCCGACACGAGAAAGTTTCTCTGCTCCCTTTTCGCTCCCGTCTGTCTGGACGACTTGGACGAGCCTATAAAGCCTTGTAGGTCACTGTGCGAGGGCGTGAAACACGGCTGCGCACCCGTGATGTCCGCCTTTGGTTTTCCCTGGCCGAAGATGTTGGAGTGCGAACTTTTCCCCCTCGACAATGACCTGTGCATACCACCTGCCAGCTTCGAGGACCTCGTGCCAGTCACAACACAAG AGCCCAGAGTGTGCGATGCTTGCAAggaaacagatgaaaatgacaatgaaattgTTGACAACCTGTGTAAGAATGACTTTG CTCTGAAGATCAAAGTCAAGGAGATCTCCTACATCAACGGCGACACCAAGATTGTGCCGGAGACCAAGAGCAAAACCATCTACAAGCTGAACGGCGTGACGGAGCGGGACCTGAGGAAGGCGGTGCTGTGGTTGAAGGACGGCCTGCAGTGCATCTGTGAGGAGATGAACGACATCAACGCTGCCTACCTGGTCATGGGCCAGAAGATGGACGGCCATCTGGTCATCACCTCGCTGAAGCGCTGGCAGAAGGGACAGCGCGACTTTAAGAGGATTTCCCGCAGCATCCGCAAGAAGCAGTGTTAG